In the genome of Sorangium aterium, one region contains:
- a CDS encoding PAS domain-containing protein encodes MKDTEASRTQGATISRAQRILDALPAMVCVLDLAGPRLTGHNAALVRALGCTGEELLSRGVEALSARIHPDDLAGLAARAAELAAARDGGVVEGELRARTVEGGQEERLFAVRAEVFTRGDDGAVREVVVFAEDVTARKRREQGGPRRDAVLAALCDRAPVIMFAKDRDGAFLLASRSMEDLVGATPGSMLGKTDGDFCPPEVASIYKDVEHLVRRTGAPFEAEEIVPQAQGDRTLYTIKFPLRGEGVPEGAVAGISVDITRVKAAEREREAARDELLAAQQDTIRELVTPLLPIAEGVLVMPLIGFFDSARASRIIETLLQGVARHSARIAIIDITGVKAVDVQVAEMLVHAARAVELLGAQVVLTGIQPAIAQTLIELDVDLRGLVTAGTLRSGIAYAYPVGQARGGQEPRHVRRE; translated from the coding sequence ATGAAGGATACCGAGGCCAGCCGGACGCAGGGCGCGACGATCTCGCGAGCCCAGCGGATACTCGACGCTTTGCCGGCGATGGTGTGTGTCCTGGACCTCGCGGGACCGCGGCTCACCGGGCACAACGCCGCGCTCGTCCGGGCGCTCGGCTGCACGGGAGAAGAGCTCCTCTCGCGGGGCGTCGAGGCGCTCTCGGCGCGCATTCACCCCGACGATCTCGCCGGCCTCGCCGCGCGCGCGGCCGAGCTCGCCGCGGCGCGCGACGGCGGGGTCGTCGAAGGCGAGCTGCGGGCGCGGACCGTCGAGGGAGGGCAAGAGGAGCGACTCTTCGCCGTGCGCGCGGAGGTCTTCACGCGAGGGGACGACGGCGCCGTGCGCGAGGTCGTCGTCTTCGCCGAGGACGTGACAGCGCGAAAGCGCCGCGAGCAGGGCGGTCCCAGGAGAGATGCGGTGCTCGCGGCGCTCTGCGACCGCGCCCCTGTCATCATGTTCGCGAAGGACCGTGACGGCGCCTTCCTCCTGGCGAGCCGCTCGATGGAGGATCTCGTCGGGGCGACCCCGGGCAGCATGCTCGGAAAGACCGATGGCGACTTCTGTCCGCCGGAGGTTGCTTCTATTTACAAAGATGTCGAACACCTGGTGCGCAGGACCGGCGCCCCGTTCGAGGCCGAGGAGATCGTCCCGCAGGCCCAGGGCGATCGGACCCTGTACACGATCAAGTTCCCCCTCCGTGGCGAGGGCGTCCCGGAGGGCGCGGTCGCCGGCATCTCGGTGGACATCACGCGGGTCAAGGCGGCGGAGCGCGAGCGGGAGGCGGCGCGGGACGAGCTGCTCGCGGCGCAGCAGGACACGATACGTGAGCTGGTGACGCCGCTGTTGCCGATCGCCGAGGGGGTGCTGGTGATGCCGCTCATCGGCTTCTTCGACAGCGCGCGGGCGAGCCGGATCATCGAGACGCTGCTGCAGGGCGTGGCGAGGCACTCGGCCCGCATCGCGATCATCGATATCACCGGGGTCAAGGCGGTGGACGTCCAGGTGGCCGAGATGCTCGTGCACGCCGCGCGCGCCGTCGAGCTGCTCGGTGCGCAGGTGGTGCTCACCGGCATCCAGCCGGCGATCGCGCAGACGCTCATCGAGCTCGACGTCGACCTGCGGGGCCTGGTCACGGCGGGGACGCTGCGGAGCGGCATCGCGTATGCGTATCCGGTCGGGCAAGCGCGCGGTGGACAGGAGCCGCGCCACGTGCGCCGTGAATGA